The Lactuca sativa cultivar Salinas chromosome 2, Lsat_Salinas_v11, whole genome shotgun sequence genome includes a window with the following:
- the LOC111903674 gene encoding F-box protein At2g21930-like yields the protein MSDQLPFHIQEAILKRLPIKSLIQFRSVSRTWKSLIDSSEFITAHSVNHTQPQHLFVSYTDTKEAKYVSFVDDDSFPRHRFVPSLPLSIILPKIVGSSYGLLCFQGDSASIYRKRMAVLLNPSIRKSIAIALPDMIYMNHMIVLGFGVCPVTIDTKIIQITQLRWGWGNELKSEIGNFWEVKVYKQSSGKFTSLSGNLPSISIHIMGPQVVIGKSIYWCATDCTTVDSVLKTRSLIMSFDITYEKFEVVDLPERMAIISFALLSVSKLRESLVILEDNKCGYNTTNEEQVCCTVWMMEQGVETSFTKLFSIKAPGQLMRVVGFRRRGGPIMEVQDYAFESTEELVVYEPNSELSNHLISGYRFTVNSYIETLVLLSSFDCSSY from the coding sequence ATGTCTGACCAACTGCCTTTCCATATCCAAGAGGCAATCCTGAAAAGGCTTCCTATCAAATCATTGATTCAGTTTAGATCCGTCTCAAGAACATGGAAGTCTTTGATCGATAGCTCAGAGTTTATTACTGCTCACAGCGTCAACCACACTCAGCCACAACATCTGTTTGTATCGTACACAGACACAAAAGAAGCTAAATATGTTTCTTTTGTGGATGATGACTCTTTCCCCCGACATAGGTTTGTTCCGTCTCTTCCCCTGTCCATTATACTTCCAAAAATAGTTGGTAGTTCTTACGGCTTGTTGTGTTTCCAAGGTGATTCAGCTTCCATCTATAGAAAGAGGATGGCTGTTCTTTTGAATCCTTCCATTAGAAAATCAATAGCTATTGCACTGCCTGATATGATATATATGAATCATATgatcgttcttggttttggagtTTGTCCTGTCACTATTGATACCAAGATCATCCAGATCACTCAATTGCGTTGGGGTTGGGGGAATGAACTGAAAAGCGAAATAGGCAACTTTTGGGAAGTTAAGGTTTATAAGCAAAGTTCGGGGAAATTTACAAGTCTCTCTGGCAATCTCCCCAGCATATCAATACATATTATGGGGCCCCAGGTAGTTATTGGTAAGTCTATCTACTGGTGCGCTACAGATTGTACAACTGTGGATAGTGTGTTAAAAACTCGTAGTCTGATTATGTCATTTGATATAACTTACGAGAAGTTTGAAGTAGTAGACCTCCCTGAAAGGATGGCTATCATCAGTTTCGCCCTACTTTCTGTATCTAAGCTAAGGGAGTCTCTTGTTATACTTGAAGACAATAAATGCGGATACAATACAACCAATGAGGAGCAAGTTTGTTGTACTGTATGGATGATGGAGCAGGGTGTAGAAACATCGTTTACAAAGCTATTCAGTATCAAGGCACCAGGTCAATTGATGAGGGTAGTAGGTTTTAGGAGGAGGGGCGGACCTATTATGGAAGTCCAAGATTATGCCTTTGAATCAACTGAGGAGCTTGTTGTTTATGAGCCTAACTCAGAACTAAGCAATCATCTCATTAGTGGGTATAGATTCACAGTGAATTCCTACATTGAAACACTAGTTTTGCTCAGTAGTTTTGATTGTAGTAGCTATTGA